The sequence tattaatgaaactacatggttccatcatagcattgattatacactatgaggcctttagtctctgaccagatgatacagagttcatcaggatgagcagctgtagagttacataactttacagactgtctgccttggagacaaagaactgaaacatttcacttctggaatcatctttttttttttaaagctgaagactttaagtctcaaaagctccgccacttgacgtcactcgctgtgagcgctgcttagcgcattgcgtgcagacagcttgacacggagcagcgcgtgcgctctgatcgctcttttaatgaagtattgatacaaaatatatgctaaatcatatcgtgtttaacgtacgggttcTTTGTTAgtgtcgatacaccgtgcagcgtgacagcagcagatgtagcgggctgacattcaagctaacctgaaccccctaAACGCGGTCggcatctgaacgctgattggccgagaggcgacacgtcccatcaaagaagttttattgcgaagagcaccagttcacattttctccgtgtctcactccaatctcataaatgcTGGCCAGCCAGttgacccccgcccccccccatcccaaaacaaaaactcttcggatctacacgattcacatGGATGACCTATCTTGATTtaaaaacggtgaatttcaccgaaaggtgacaagtttgcaggtatgcataaTGATAATTAGAAACACAGCATTATGGAAGCTTATCGTCATCATGCATTCCCTAAACAGCTTTCCTCTCACCAAACATATCGGCATGAAAGCTCTCAAGTGAATATTGCATGAGATAAAAGCTCCTGAGTAAAAGTCCCAGTGGAATGAAAAATGTACTTTTCCAGTTTTAATCCCATGTCCCCGATTTAATTGTtcattcagaatattagtatcAGAGTATGTTTTGACAACTACTCCCCATCTTTGCTTCTGTAAAACGGTTTCAACGAGCTCGCCACACGGGTTGTGTAAAACCACACGTCACTGCTGGTGGATCGTAGTTTCTTAAAGAGTAATATGAAGAGACGTGTGTGGCTGAGGGCCAATTCAGTCAAGATCCGGGTTGGGAATCTACAGAGGATTTCATTTACACCCCTCACAGTGCAGATGCTTCAATGGGACCTCGAGAAAGTTGATCAAGAGCTTTCCCTGCTCGTCCTCAACGGAGGACTGTAAATGCCTTCCTCTGTGAACGATCGCCTTCTGAGACGCTTGATAAATACGGTCGCGATTTGTGTGCAGAGCTCCAATTTGGCTCCGCTAAGATACGCGTTGTCATCCATGTTGGCCGAGGCATCACCCTCCCAAGTCCACATTTGTTTGAGACCTTCAGACGGCAGCTCTTTCCAGATAACTCCTCGAGCCTTAATCAAAACAGGTTTACCTCCTGGGATCGTTGCTCAAGACCTGGATGCAGTCGTGAATTGCATTTGTGAGTTTGCAACTATAGTTAGTTAATAGTTAATATGGTAATGTAGTTTGTTTGGTAGAGCAGTTTAGCTTGAGGAAGTTCAGAAAACATCACATTTCACTTTGTTAcctatctgtcctctcctcatctGTGGCACATTTGTCATTTGATTTACAAACTCACTTTAGCCCTGAAGGAGCGAGACAGAGGCATGAGAGCAAGATGTATCAAGGTATGCTATGTGGTGATGAAGAATCGTCATCACAGCTACACAAATAGCTGGTGACAGGAGATGGAGTCAGAACTAGTAAACTGCGAGTGGTTGGTGGAGGCACATGTCAGATCCAAAAACCAGGCAAAATGCTGGGtgagtgtataaatatatctttgGATTTGTCATGCCACCAAACAGCTCTCACCCAGATTCATTCagacacagagaagaaagaaaTTGAAGCCGAGTGAGCAGGAGAACCACAACAAGGGAAACAAAGACGAGGATATCGAACATCCCAACAAATTAAATAAGACGGAGCAAAGTGCGAAAGAAGTGTGCATTTCTTGTTTTTCAGGGCCGCACCTGAGGATGGCGGTGGTGACTCCGGCTCCTTGGACTCCGGCTCCGTGGACTCCGGCTCCGTGGACTCCGGCTCCGTGGACTCCGGCTCCGTGGACTCGGGCTCCTTGGACTCTGGATCTGTGGACTCTGGCTCCTTGGACTCTGGCTCCTTGGACTCTGGCTCCTTGGACTCTGGCTCCTTGGACTCTGGCTCCTTGGACTCTGGCTCCGTGGACTCTGGATCTGTGGACTCTGGCTCCTTGGACTCTGGATCTGTGGACTCTGGCTCCTTGGACTCTGGCTCCTTGGACTCTGGATCTGTGGACTCTGGCTCCTTGGACTCTGGATCTGTGGACTCTGGCTCCTTGGACTCTGGATCTGTGGACTCTGGATCTGTGGACTCTGGCTCCTTGGACTCTGGCTCCTTGGACTCGGGCTCCTTGGACTCGGGCTCCTTGGACTCGGGCTCCTTGGACTCGGGCTCCTTGGACTCGGGCTCCTTGGACTCCGGCTCCTTGGACTCCGGCTCCTTGGACTCTGGCTCCTTGGACTCTGGATCTGGATCTGTAGACTCCTTTGTAGACTTCCTTGGACTCTGACTCCGAGTACTCTGACTCCGAGGACTCAACTTCCTCTGCTGTCTGAGCAACGTTGGTCCCGGCAGCCGGCATGtcgtcatcttcctcttcttcctcttcagagGAGCTACTGTCAACCTCCAGGGCGGCTGTAGGGGGAGGGGCGTCCAGTTTGTCCTCTGTCAATGAGGAAAAGTTGACAACATTTTAGCTACTGATCTATTTAATTGATCTctcttcaatgtcttttttgATCCTCAGATAACACTCGATCCAACCAATTTAGTGCAGACGGAGATATCTTAACAGCTGTTGGATGGATTGCCTTGCATTGTTCTAGACGGCGTTACAATGAGCTGGTGATACATTGTTCTTCTAAACTTTTTGATCATatcagtgtgttagcatttaaATCTGCCACGGTATAGCTTCAGAGAGCTGCGAGCATGACCGTCAACCTATAGCTGCATTTAGTTTGTTATTTGAGGTTTCTATTACCTTGTGATGGAGCAGCAGGTGTAGTATCCTGCTCTATCGCCACGGTAGCCTCGCTGACCTCAGAGAAGGCGGAGCAAGAAACTTCAGTTGGGGCGGGGTCCGATGGCGGTGCAGCGGGGGAGTCTGTGGGAACAGACTCTGGTTCTGACACCATCACAGTCTGCTTGGCTTCAGTGTCTTCTGAACATAAAAaagtaagagaagaaaaagtagaGAGAAGGTAAGAAACAAAAAGTCAAGCGGAGACAATGCAGAGATGGAGACAACTGGGCTTAAGTATTCTACCTGTGTCCTCCTCTTTCTGTGGCTCAGCAGGTTCATTGGAGACGACAGCTTTGCTCTCCATcgtctgctcctcttcctccttcttctgggGTGGGCTGGCCTCCACGCTGGGGGGTTTCAGTGGGCTCTCACCCCCCATGCTGCTGCGGGGTGACtgcatctccatctcctccccccAGTCGGACACAGGCTGGTGGCTCTCCAGGGGCAGGAAGGGGCTGAGGGGCTTGCCTCCCTCTGGGGTCTCCTGAACTGCTGCCGGGGGTGGGATGTGGACCTTCGGCCTGGGAGGCCTCTGATCTTTGGGGCTTCCTGTGGATGTCGGCTGAGCGCGAGGTGGGGGAGATGTAGGGGAGTTGTCTTTGCTCTTCACTGGCTTCTCCTTCCCGGTGTCTTTCTTCTCATCGCCCCTGGTGTCGTGTTCCAAATCGCTCCCTTCGTCATCGTCGTCGTCTTCTCCTTCGCTGGCATCCTCccattcttcatcatcatcttctaaGTTCTTCGGCTCTGCCTGTGAAAAGATTTAAAAGAAGAGGTTTATGGTAAAGTAATTGAAAACAGTTTGCGATCTAAAAACCTGCAGCAAGAGTTTTTGGTCACTCGGCAGCAGTAGAGTGAGGCGTTGATTTGGTGAACATGTTGTACATTTACACAATCACCATTTAAATCCTTTGTTGAGCTTGTAGATTTGGTCTCTCCCAACTATCTGCTAAATGCTGCACTCTGTTCACCAGCTGGTGCAGTGGGCTCTAACGCCATCAGAGCTGGAAGACACTGAAACATCTCACGAGGTTTGGGAAACGGCCGAGTTGGGTGATCAttctgacatttaaaatgtcttaatttAATTTACAATTATCTAAAGCGCTTATTTAATGAAATAATGGCTCAAAGTTCCACTTTTTTATTCTCGTTCCCTGCCCGAGTCCGACTCCATTATTAATACAGATGAAGCCTCTCTACCTTCTGTGCTGCGGGAGGTTtggctttttctttctccttctccttctttttagtcttctcctctctcttaattttttcctccttctcctcctcctcttctctttctccttcccaGCGGTTATCGTGCATGCTGTTAAAAGGCATAAACACAAATCAACGTTGGAGGCAAATAACGACGAACAAAGAAAGATATCAAgtctccccaaaaaaacacacaatgccCGTTACAGAGGAAACAAGCTGGTTAGTCTTTGATGAACTGAACCGTATTACAATAATCCAACATTGTACTTAAGTCGAAGTAGCAATACTACAGTGTACGTTATAAATCTTgaactttaattaaaatattaaagatacaaatatactTTAACATACTCATTATGCAAAATTGCCCaatatataatcatatttattatattagatGATCATATATATGAAACCATTATGTGTTCATCCCTTAAAATGTAACTAATCTAACTTTGTTGTTTTATACACTGCTGGGTAGCTTAACATGTAATATTATAtaccgtattttccgcactatagggcgcactggattataaggcgcactgtcaatgaaggGTCTAATATAAAGCgtcacaataattctcaacattattcaaaaccttattcattgtattttgggatccttttacacactgtaatattatggacGGACTGACTGAAATGTTATGTCcgacgagctggtagctgtgtgtgtgttgttgtgttcctggttttgaggtttcacgccaacagtagcttgttgcTACGGTAGGTAATGCTGAAAGTCGTAATGGTTTATTCGTTGATtatttcatttataaataacaaTCTGAATTTGCAAAGTTTTGTAACACGACAAAAAGTACAATGGAGTAGAAGTAGAAGTGGCATAAAATTGAAATACTCCAAAGAAATAcaagtaattaaaaaaagagcacTTGAGTAAACTTGGTTTATTGCTTGTATTCCATATTGTGTATGACTGATTCACAACAGGCCAACAAATGAAAACATTCATCAATGAATCAACCTTTAAAAAGAGAATTAAAAGTTAGAAGCGAGAAGCATGACCTTCTACATCCCATCAGGTCTCCAGTAGATTGTTTGAGcgtgaacaggtgtgtgtggacttACCTGTAGCTCGGTTTCTGTCctcggcccctcccccctccccggtCGCCTCGTTGCCCCGGGGTCCTGCCCTGGGACAGGAAGTCACCAAATGTCGAAGCTTTCGGAGGTCGCTTGCCGTCGTCTGGATGGGAAGAACCAAGAAATTGATGGTAAGTGTAAATCATATCGTTTTGGGATATTTTATCTAAAAAGGTACGGTGGATCCGAGAGGGACTGCAAGATGGGAAAACAAATGGTGGCCGGGTGGAGTCAGAGTGGAGGGGAAGTGAAGTGATACAGAAAGGGAGTTATTCATAATGCAGGAACCAAAATGCATGATGCAGTGAGTCAATAAAATGCATGACATCTATATCAGGCCAAAAATGaatattcaatttaaaataaattctaaTTTTAGATTATATTGAACTGTAAATCTGAGTCACACTAACCCGTTACTGAGTGGCATCCTCTTATAACTGTATTTAGGATAAGATATAACTTAATTTAGCCCGTGGGAAGTTATTCTGCAGCAgagtacaaatatataaatagagtgCGGGTAAAAACAAACTATAAACAATAAAGATTATCAACACTGCATGAACCAAATGTACACAAACCAGAAAGGTAAACAGGTTAACAATAAGAAATGTAAATAGAGACACGACAGGTAAATCAAAGGTTTTGACTGATATCCAAAATTCAGTCACTCCATTAATCTAAAAATACTGTCGACAGCATAGAAATAGAAAGATATAAAAACAGACGTTGAAGGTGAATAGGGTTTAACAAATAGATATCATGGTGAAACTTCCccacctttttttattaaaatttttctaaaatgttatgtttaaataagCAAATGAGCCATTATTTAATGCAACATTTTGGTGAATTTAGGAGAAATCTACAGATGTAAATAGACAAAGTAGCAAGAAAGACACCTGAATGTGTATTGTAGAGGTTTCCTTTCCACGAGCCTGAAAGTAGATACATTATGGAAGTAGAGTAACCAAAATATCCAAATTCATAAGTAAATGAAAAACGTTTTTTTCCTGTATTGTTTTTCCTTCCAAGAGTGGATATCTTATGTAACATCGGAGAGGACTCTTGAGTGACAGAAGTTGTCATGCAGTGTCCAACTGAACTCTGGGACGAGGTCAAATGAGGTGCAGTGGCTCGAGGGCGATGCTCATAGATTTAAGAGGACAAAGAAGAAGATCTAAAGTCTGGCTTCAGTTACACCGTGTGCAACAGAGAAAATATGTTAcaacctccatctctcccctcaTGTTTGTAGAGGAACATGATGGAGAGGGgaaagtaaagtaaataaagCCAGGGAGAAAGGAGAGTATAGAAGGGAgggatggaaaaaaagaaatgtgtagGAATGAAAACTGCCAGTTAAGGAATAatgtgaggaggagggatgggggaACATGAAAGAGAAGgtcagagagggggaggagctcaaGAAAAGAAGTACAAAAGAAATGAAGGGATCagtgaggaaaataaataatagttcAGGATGAAGAGATTCCACAGAGCACCATTGGGCTTTGAAGAGGACACTCGAGTCATTCCAGAAATtagaaatggagaaaaaaaagagaaagagaaaaccaCAAGCCCAAGCGAGCGCAGGGTTCAATGTGAGGCAGTTGCCACGTTATAATTGGTAATGCACTCTTCAGTCAGACACAAAGAAATAAAGCAACTGGGACTGAACAGCTGTGAGAAATTATTCTCTGATTTTATCCGATATTACTTTCTGGCCACATGGAAAGGCGAACATCCCCCTCGAGGTACTCTGAGAAGGAAACAATGAACTAGTTTAAGAACACTCACACATACGGCTGTtggtgtgcgtgagtgtgtgtgtgtgtgtgcaaacagaAGCTCTCAAAGCGTTAAAGAGAAGCAGATGTTTACAGATGCTCGCCCAATTCAAAAGCAAAAGCCTGAGCAGAATTGGACCGTGTTTATGGTCA comes from Pseudoliparis swirei isolate HS2019 ecotype Mariana Trench chromosome 20, NWPU_hadal_v1, whole genome shotgun sequence and encodes:
- the ccdc9 gene encoding coiled-coil domain-containing protein 9 produces the protein MSSAVDLKTKEEKDAELDRRIEAVRKKNEALVKRYQEIKEDKQKAEQEGIAVTTARKPRPHEPETDRRKAEKDNFTVTVDLSKPTGDKRAVNEWKPGTPRGRKTSEESDGHRGTPNDGGRWANDRGHRGGPNDDGRWANDGGQRGGENDGGQRGSPNDGGRWVNDGGQRGGPNDSNRGGPSDGDTPPRRTSSGRLDRGGQRGGGGGGGGGGGRRQERREWEPRTPKDGEPGESGGPGRRGGRGEEEGGGGGTPGGTDRKSKEWEEKRRQNIEKMNEEMEKIAEYERGQRPDGDKLIRNFLDDPRRSGPAPDIDRKEGSRRHVRNWGGLDFDNVKTRAELEKEWTSRRPGPKGSTDMTMSMTGRERAEYLCWKKEREEIDEERLARHRNATGQWKREWDAQKTENMFKEDPYVSSEGITPEQGSRRAQGRNSRTEPQGRASDDGKRPPKASTFGDFLSQGRTPGQRGDRGGGRGRGQKPSYSMHDNRWEGEREEEEEKEEKIKREEKTKKKEKEKEKAKPPAAQKAEPKNLEDDDEEWEDASEGEDDDDDEGSDLEHDTRGDEKKDTGKEKPVKSKDNSPTSPPPRAQPTSTGSPKDQRPPRPKVHIPPPAAVQETPEGGKPLSPFLPLESHQPVSDWGEEMEMQSPRSSMGGESPLKPPSVEASPPQKKEEEEQTMESKAVVSNEPAEPQKEEDTEDTEAKQTVMVSEPESVPTDSPAAPPSDPAPTEVSCSAFSEVSEATVAIEQDTTPAAPSQEDKLDAPPPTAALEVDSSSSEEEEEEDDDMPAAGTNVAQTAEEVESSESEYSESESKEPESKEPESKEPESKEPESKEPESKEPESKEPESKEPESKEPESKEPESTDPESTDPESKEPESTDPESKEPESTDPESKEPESKEPESTDPESKEPESTDPESTEPESKEPESKEPESKEPESKEPESKEPESTDPESKEPESTEPESTEPESTEPESTEPESKEPESPPPSSGLK